A window of Nicotiana sylvestris chromosome 8, ASM39365v2, whole genome shotgun sequence genomic DNA:
CTCTGTTTACTATTTACAGTTAGGTGCTGTTTCAATATGTTCTTTATTTAGGGCTTACTAGTGTTAGCTTGCACTTGCATCCACATGCACACTCATTTCATTGTGGGTTGggcgggggaggggggggggggagggggaggggaagGAGGAGTTGATTGCAGGACTTGATTAATTGTTTTGTAACTTGTGGACATCCATGCTGTCTCATCTGTAGGGTCTTGGTGCAGCTAGTATGGGAAATATGAGAAATTCTGACCAACTGCCGACTGAACATGCTAGTACAACCAATCAATCTGGTTCCGGTATTGGCGCTTCTGCACGTGCAACAGGTTTCCCAGTGGAAGCTCTGCAACCGCCGGTAACTTttccatcaaatgctttcaggCATTCTCTTTGTTTGATGTACAAAGCAACATGTTCTCCATCTCCAGTATCATTTCAGTGGTAGATCATTGTTGGCACTTGTTCCAGCTATTCTCCTTTACGGCTCATTTATCTGTGTTTTTTGCAGGTTATTCCCGATTCTCTGACAACTTTAACACAGTATTTGACTAATTTGACTGAAGAGTTCAGAGCAAATGGTAAAAGCCCCTTTCTCTTCTTTGCCACTGACAGCCCTCCCTGGAGAGGGATGAGAGGTAAAAACTGTTCTTATATGTGTAGTCTACTGTTGGCAGCAAGGAGACAAAGTGACATTGCACTAACTGCTGGGATCTGTGGAGCTGATAGACCAGATTCTAATGCACCCTCACATACCACTAGACAGAGAGGCCTTCCAACGCCTGCATCCTTGGGAGAGGTGATGCTCTCGATGCAACGATTACTCACTGAACAAGCTGCAGAGTGCTTGTTGGTATGTGCTTTAACTTTTAGCAAATTCTGTTTAAGCCTTCCTCTTTTATATAAAAAAAGTTTCTGGGGATTTGTTCTACTTATTATCCTCTTGAAGCTAACCCGCAGTTCGAGGATAGACTTCTTGAAACCAGTTGAGGGAGAGTTACTTCCCTTTTATACAGGAGAGGGATAAGTTATGAAGCTTCCTATGAGCTACTTACATCACTAGCTTTTTGGGAATGATGATAATGAGCTAGCAGTAAGTGATTGAAGAAGTAGTGCTGTAGAAACCTTGGAGCCAAATGCATTCTACTAGTTTTGCGTGAATCATTAAAAGTTAACTTTATTGTTACTAAACGCGATAGGACTCAAAGTTTATGGTTGTTTTATGATTACCTATTTAGTTTCTTTAATAGTACTAATATTCTACTTCTAAAAaaaagttattgaaaaaaaaggaTTTATCCATCAAACCAAAAAAGAAAGCTGAAAAAGAGAAGTTCTGGATTGTGCTGTCTCTTAAGGGACTACCATCAAGGTTCTGTTTGGCCAATGCTTGTCTTTTCTTTTCTGACTCTGTAGCTTTCTCATTCAACTGAAGCAAAATGAAGTATAATATTGTTTTTCCTCCTTTTTACAACTTTCAAAGACTTTTAAAAAAAGAACTTAAAATTGGTATTTTGGTTATGTGGAAGTACCAATCACTGTTAATCTCTTCTTTTGTACCCATCAAGCTTCAACTTACGACAATTATTTTACATGACTTGAATGATCTGTAGAGTTAGATATCTGAATTTGTAGCAGAACTGCTCTTATATCATAACTGCACTTAATGACAATTCTTTATGGATTTGGTCTTCCCTGGATGCTAAGGAAAAGGAATATATTAGTATGTCTACACAGTTGTAGCTGGAGGTACTATTCAGCATGAAGCAGAATGTTGTTCCATGTGACAATTAATTTTATGGTATTTCCTGCTCTGCACTTTACTGCAGCAATTTTCGAAGCTGCTAGAGAATCAAGCAAATATCACAGAACCAACACAAAGATTGAGAATTCAATCGCATGCTTTAAGAACTGGAGATCTATTCCAAAAATTAGGTGCTTTGCTGCTTGAGCTTGGTCGGACAACAATGACATTGCGAATGGGTCAAACAGCGGTAGGTTTAAATTCAATTTGGATGAGGGTAGTATTAATATTATATCCTAGATTTGCTTGTCTTTATGCtggcaagaatgtaaatcgtgctGACAAAGGAACAATGAACTTAGGATGATGCTGTGGTGAATGCTGGACCTGCTGTTTTTGTGTCTACTGCTGGCCCTAATCCTATTATGGTTCAGGTGTTTTACTTGTCTGAGATATACGTTATTTATCAAAGCCCATTGATGTGGACGCTCAAGTTCATTATGTTTGATGATGTGCAGCCACTACCTTTCCAGCCGGGTGCAAATTTTGGTGCCATTCCTGTTGGAACTGTACAAAATGACGGTGGACTTTCTGGACCATCTATTGGTTCTGGTTTTACTCCTAGGAATATTGACATCAGAATACGAACAGGTTTTTTCTCATTCTTGTTTGCATTGATGGCACCCTTTAGGATGGACGTGAACCTTTTTAGATTCAGGCGCTAGATCCACTTGTTCATGCTTATCTTCTACTTGTTACTCACTCACTTGTACCATTAGGTTCATTTACGCCTTCAACTCTTAATCGAAGAGAGCCTGCTGGTTCACAGCGTCCAGTTCAAGCTACTCCTGCAGCTTCTAATGGTGGAAATCCTGATCAAGAGACCAATGGAGGCGCTAGAAGCTCTTCTGCCATGGAGTCTGGAGTGCGGGTGGTTCCTATCAGGACAGTCGTTACTACAGTTCCAGCTTCTGTTGGGCATTCAGCTTCTGATTCATCTCGAGGTTCCATGGGATTATTTTATCCAGTTTTAGCAAGAGTTCAACATATCAGCTCCAGGAATTCTAATAATTCTGCAGCTGCTCAAGCATCTGCCGTAAATAATTCACATGAAGTTGAGGCTGAACAACCGCCTAATCCTGATTCTGCTGGGGAACGGCAAACTAGTGGATTTGCTGGTGCTGAAGGTAATTAACTAACCATGCAATAATGTCGTCTTTTTCCTCTCAGCAGGAATTTGGCCCTTTAAGATTTCTTCTGTCAGGTTTCTAAACATTAGGCTGAAAATGGTCGAGTCGTTACAGGGTTTATGGAGTACTATTTGAGTGATCTCTTACTGTTTGGCGGCACATTACATCCACCATTTTTTATGATAAAGTGGCGATGAGTATGTCCAGTAAAGAATTAGATCTTTATCTTTGTTGCTTTCCACTGTCACTGGCATTTGATTTGAGTACATGTCCTGTCTCTTCCACTATATCTCaaatcaaatttcataaaacCTGTATCGTTGAGTAGTTATGCTTGTATCAATATTGTTCTTAGCTGTTATACTCTCCCATTTGAATTGTCAGGCAGATGATCTTTTAAGTATGGAAGGTTGATTCTGGTCGGGGTGTTAGTTTGTGTCTGTAGTTTATGAATAGAGGAAGGCATAAATGCCATGTGGGTATTATGGCTTTTGGTTTTCTGATTGCTTGGTCTGGTATAATTTCTGAGGTTGCTGTTGATATATTTTGAGTATTCATATTCATGCAAAAAAGAACCCCAaaacacacacacgcacacacaaagactcatttttgttttttctcaaaaaaaaaaaagactcaTTTTTGTTTGGGATAACGGTTTTCAGGTAATTTTGGCTCATTTAGTGAACTATCAAGCAGTGACGAGTTCTCCACACAGTTCCAAAGTAGAATTGACCAAATTTATAGGTCATTTTTCACTGGAGAAAATCCACATCCTGAGAATGTCATTGGAGGTAACAATTCTGCCACTGGAGGTAGTGTGGCTGCTGAAGACATTGGTAATTCTCAGGCTACGGCCATGGCAGCAGGCGAGGAAGGAGTTATTTTGTCAAATATACTTCGTCATATCATGCCGATTATCTCTGAATCTGCAGGAACTGATAATTCATCTAGTGATAGACCAAATCTTGACGAGGATAGAAGTGACCATGGTTCAATGCAGGTATTTTCAGCCCCTAGACATCTTGTTTAGTAGACGAATTTATGGTCATAGTAGGTTTGAAAGAGACACAACAGCTTATTTTTCTGAAAAAGAAGACTCGATAGATTCTTGAAGGCCATCACTTGTGAAACAGAAATACTTACCAGAACTCTCTATctaaaaatgttttgccttgtcaCAGGATCAAGAAAACATGGAGCAAGCAAGTTCTTCAGACAGGTGCCACAATCTTTCATTGCCACCAAGTTCAAAGCGTCAAAAGGTAAGTGCCCTTTTCTCCTTATCGTATACTTCGAATAACTGCCAAAGAGAAAGTTAAGCTGCAAAGCTATGCCGCAGTCCTCCTGCTGGGCAGATAatatacaaaaaagaaaagaagtagaGGGATGAAGGGTTGGGGCAGGATAGAGTGAGAGTAGGAGCAGATATGGTATGTCATGATTGagaggatttttattttttaggttCAAAAATATGAGGCGGATTGCTGATAATCAATGTCACATGAACTACCTAAGCATACAAACGTTGGTGACCCAAAACTTTGCTAAAGGTTAAAGTCATTTGCCTGATTGTCTTTTGGGGAATGGGAAGGAACTAATATGCCGACTCTTCTTCACTAGAAGTCAGGAAGAATGAAATGTGTTTTTTTGGTCAAATCTGTATATTAGAAAATTTGGTTTCAGAGTAAATTGACAGGTTCTGGACACAATCTTAACGCGTGTAATTTTATTAGCCTGTTCGAAATAGAGCTGAAAGTAGTATCAGGTTTCTTTCTATTTGACCAAGAAGTGTTAGTTTAAGATATTTCTAACTAGATTAGCTGTTCTTTTGGATTGCAAAACCTTCAGGATGTAATCCAACTTTGGCTCTACATTAACACGTAGTAATGATGGGTGGTGAGATGGTGATTTATCGTTAAGGCAAGTGAAGTTGCTCCGGTGAGCAAAGTGGGATAGGACACTCCCTGATTGGAGGGGTTTTTTTTAGAAGGGGGTGGAGGGTTTATCATACTGGGAAAACAGTGTTGATTAATGGTTTACTTGGTAGATCTgaatatttttaatatacaagTGTTTTGTTTGCTTGGTCATTCTATGAATACTTGTTGGGGTTACAGTAAACAACATGAACAAAATCTTTTGTTGGTTTGAAATGTGTTTAACTACCTTTAGTGTTACAGGCTGATTAGTTATATCACATTGCATGTTCACCTGTCCAAAAAATAATATTACTGCTTTATGATGCAGCGAGAATGATTTCAAGGTCCCAGTTCATCCAACGGTTCCAGCCATGATAATGCATTGCAGCCTTCTTTTTGATGTTTCGATCTGTATAACAAGATCTGAGCGCTGCTTTGGCAGCACAGCTGTTGTAGTGAACACTTTCCAGATTCTATAGTATTGCCTTGTTGGTCCTCCATTTAAGTTTCTGCATTTTTGGCTCTTCATCCTGGATATCAAGGAAGTATATGATTAAGTGTATGATCATATAGCAAGTAAGAAGGTCCTTGCATGGACAACTAAGTTATAGTTCTCATTTTTAAAGATCTATTATGATATTCTTCAAACAAATGTAGAAGAGGTTGAAGAAGGGACAATGATCCTGAATTTGTGAGGCAACGGAGAGTTGGGGTGAGGGTGGGTGGGCGGGCGGGCGCTATTGGCagctgtgatgatcacctttacCCCAGTTATATACAACAATATTTAAACAAAGACTCATGCTTGTGACAAAGATGGAGACTTTTTCTAGTATGTCTTTTGTTTCTACTCTATAATTTGTTCAATCAGGCTTCCGTATATCATGCGAAATTAAATGTATGCTTGTTTGATGTTTTCCTAAACAGAAAATAGAAGCGCTTatatttcttttttccttttggatCTATTTTCTGTATCTTACATGGGATTTATCAGATATTACTGATTTTTCACGTAGTATAGAACTAATAGCGTgtttggccaaaagcacttttggccaaaaattgagatGTTTGGCAAGCTTTTGGAagtaaaaaaagtgcttttgaggagaagcagaaaaaagtagtttctctccaaaagtacttttttgagaagcatttttgagaaaaatacacttagaagcagttttttaaagcttggccaaacactaattgttgttcagaagtgtttttcaaattaattagtcaaacacaaattgcttctcaccaaaatgacttttgagaaaagtatctttgaaaaaaaacacttctcagaataagttgatttttgcggccaaacgggctataagagTGTGTTGCATGAAATAGTCATGAACGAGTAATGAGAGGTGAGACGTATGTAAAATTCATAGAAAGAAGAGAGACTATTAAAAGCTTTAAGGTTATATAAGAGACTACGGAAAACTGTGGTTAATATTAGTAATGGCGCTAATCATGTTCTGATAATACTTGAAATGAGTTATCAAgataaggaaaagaaagaaaagaggacATTGTAATGGTCAGATTGGAGCTATGTTACAATTTTAGACGACTACATTTATTAGGGGATGTTTTAGATCTAAAGTTATTAATTAGCTATTCCTGTTTCTCCAATGGTAGATTGCTTTATTTGTTTTTCATTAGTTAAATTAAATTTTCTCTGTCCATCCATTTGTTGTCTATTCTGCCCCAGTAGAACCAGACACTGTGCCTATTAAGGATTTCCGTCGAGTTTTTAAACCCAGAACAATTAATTGACGATTGGATTTGAAGAAAAGACTAGGGCGGTTTTTTGAATTAAAAAACAATTTGgtgttatttaaaaaaaaattaaactggAAACAATTAAATGCGTATGTTTTTTGGTCCTCTTCGGACAAccaaaaaattcttttaaaaaacaaCAAAAGTGTATTTAttatgagaaaagaaaaagaagcgcTAAAAGTAATCTTTGCCGAAACTAATTACATCCAATAGCCAcgaaagtatataaaatttgtatattttttatatataatatatattatttatttattatttttccaaaaaaaggagaagaagtaGAAAGCGGGTTTGGGCTAGGATTATTAAGTTGGGCTGATAAATCAATATCACGGGCTAAGTGAATGTCATGGCTAGGGTATCAGTATTCAGTAGTATAAACTATAAAGGCTTTAGTAGCTCACAATTCAATCCAATCTAATCTCCGCCTAGGGTTTTTGCTGCCGAGCCACTCCCCTCGTTCCAGTTAAGCTTTCAGCTCTTTCAACTCCACAGCCATGGCCGAACAGGTACTTCTCTCTCACAATCACTCTCTATAAAGAAGTTCGTTAGGTCATCACTATGTTACCCAGAAATCTGAGTGGTTTGCTATTTTTGTATTGTTGCAGACGGAGAAGGCGTTCTTGAAGCAGCCAGGTGTTTTTCTTAGGTGAGATTCAGTCTGATAAATCTTCGTTTTCTGTTTTATGTTCTGTTTTAGAAAACTTTAAGGCTAAGCTTTGTCTTATTTGTGTGATTATGCAGCTCGAAGAAGACAGGGAAGGGGAAGAGACCAGGGAAGGGAGGTAACCGCTACTTCAAGAGCATTGGTCTAGGGTTCAAGACTCCTCGTGAGGCTACTGAAGGTCCGTATACTTTTTATTTCGTTTAATCGCAGATCTAGTTCCTTGTAATGTGAACAAGTACAAAATTAAGTAGTTGATCTTAAAATTGCTATGCAAATTAGAGGTGTCCATTTTCGGTTATTGAATCCGTTTGGCTTTATTTTTTATTATGGAAATGCTTCTGATGCATCTTTCGTTTGCTTGTTCTTAAAATGTCCTCAGTTACATGCAATGTAGTTGGGAATGTTGTGATCTGTATTTTCAGAAATGATATTCATTACTAATGGCTGCTCAGCTAAGGGTATAGTGCAATAGATGATGCAATGTGAGGAGGTGGAAAGATGTGTTCTGGTGAATGAGTGAAATTTAGTGCATAAGTAGGAATATTATCCTGTGTAATGAAAATTGTGAGGGACTGTATGTTAGGGTGCTTATTGCTGGTAATCGGGGAAAGTTAGTTGTGCCTTTGTATATTGTTGGCTTAATGGTTCTTCTGGCCTTGATAATCTATTTGCAAATTTATTATAAAGTAACCGGTAGGATAATATAAGCTAATGTGCTTATATCAAGAGGGGCTTGGTTCACAGTCCAAAAAAGATCTTGTATTTTACATGGTTCTCTGAGGGTGTCAGCAATGACTTTAAACCCAGCTATCCTTGTGAAAGTCGTCAATGAAAATTGCTGCTTCTGTTGCATCACTGTACATTTCTTCAATGATTATGTGGATATCTTACCTTAATATCCATTTATGTTCGTAAATTAAGGAAAAATGAAGTTATTTCTAGGTTTTTAGGCTAGTTATTTGCTTTGTTTTCTCCTACAACATCAACATATTGTGATGCTGGTCTATTACTGAGCGCTGTTACAGCTTCAGTTTGTAAATTTGCTTTTACCCAATTCTGGATCCTCCCTTTTTTACATGGAAAAGTTCTTAGGAGCTCTTATGCAGAGTATGAGAGGGATAGCTGCAATTAAAAGAATaacatccttccaattccaaTTTTTTGTTTCTGTTGGACTTGGGCAAGTTTATGATTTTATGATTGGATGAAATAGCACACTGGACAACAGCATTCTACTTTATGTACAAGACACTCCTTATTTATAATGCTCGCGTTTAGATACTTAAGTAATTGATAATTTCAACCTTTATTGGAGCAGCAGACTTGTGATTTTATACCTGGTTATTGATTTTGCTTGACCTTCTTATTTGATCTAATTTAGTTGTTGCATATCTTGTATTTTAGGTACTTACATTGACAAGAAATGTCCATTTACTGGAAATGTTTCAATCAGAGGTCGTATCCTTGCTGGTACATGCCATAGTGCCAAGATGAACAGAACCATCATTGTTCGTCGGAACTACCTGCATTATGTCAAGAAGTACCAGAGGCAAGTCCTTGTCACTTCTAAGTTAATGGCTGCTCAACTTGTTTTATGTATTTTAATTTAACATGAAGTACTATACAGATATGAGAAGAGGCATTCAAATATCCCAGCTCACATATCACCTTGCTTCCGTGTGAAAGAGGGAGATCATGTTATCATTGGACAGTGCAGGTCAAGACATAGTTGCCTTTTCCTTTAGACATTGTACTGTTTCAACTTTTTATCTGCTATTCCTAATTATATCTTTCAACTTGATAGGCCTTTGTCCAAGACTGTGAGGTTTAATGTGTTAAAGGTGATTCCAGCTGGTTCTGCTGGTGGTGGCAAGAAAGCATTTACAGGAATGTGAGCAGGTGTTTCTTGAGTTTATTGTCTCTTCTAGATTATGAAAGTAATTATGTTTAAGACTGAGAAGAGGAGTGACGTTAAGACTTCTCTACTAAAAGCTGTTTGCCTTTGAAGGCTTAAATTTTGTATGGATACTTGCTACTTATCATTAGTATAAGGAGTTCAGATTTCAGTTTTCTTGTTACCATTCTTATTTCCAATCAAATGTTCTTCCTGATTGCCCCACGAGAGAAATGTCTATTTGTTGAGATCTTTAGGTACTACTGTTAGGAGATTATCCCCTTTAAGCGTGTTTCTGTGGTTGTTGCTATACTCTGGTGTGGTTATTCGTGTGAACGACTCCGTGGATTTTGTGCCATATAGAAACTTCTTGGAAAAGTTGATATTGGGCCAACCAGTTGATCCAATAACTAGGCGTCTATAATCTATTCATCTGGCTTGATTTCCCACTTTTGCACATTTGACAGTTGTGACCCTTAGCAGTAGGGGTGTTGTAAGCTAGCTGGATAAACCAGACAAATCTAACGCACACTCGGATGGATATTGATTTGGTTGATTTGTACCGATTTGGTATTAAATTTAAAAGCCGGCAATGCATGCTTTGCTTGATATTGTCTCAAATTTTGAACTAAAATTAACCAAACTAGCTATGTTAACATCTTTTTGAATTTCTCTTTAAGTATTatcatgcatttttataatttctgTTCAATGTGACTTTGGGTATAAGTTCGAAGAAATTACTATAATTTGTTTGGACCAAGGATGCTATTTGCCCCAGGCCATTGTTCAAACAAGCGAGGACTTAGATGAAATGTTGGTGAAAATGTTAATACTCTCTGGACATAAAGTGAGGAGATTAGTAGTGATTGTTTACGTTTTTTTAAATGATTTGACAATATTTTTCATAATAATGAAACCAAGTCGACGAGTTTATACTCTTTCTGTTAGTAAGCATGTAAGACTTGCGCATAATTTTACCTCAACTAATCTTTTTAGTATCTATGaactcaaataaattttcttttctaGTACAAGTTCTTGAACTGTGAGCTAGGGTTGTatatggatcggatcggatttagcttatttcggatttcggattccacaaattgcaatccgaatccgattcGAATTATATCGGATTGGATCGAATTTTTAAAGTTCGAATCGGTTTGGTGATCGGATTTTCGGATCGAATTGTACGTATTAttaaggaccttttcttttattcttttttgcATCCATATACACATTCCAGTTCTTTTATATCGGATGAGGTCAATCGAAAGCGGGAAAGGAATGTGTATAACTGTATATGGATGTTACATAATACAATAGCATTTAATCCAAACATCTTGATACAGAGGAGGAGAAATCAAACAAGGGCATGAAACAAATAGCACCCTACAAATAAATAAGTAGAACAAATACGAGGAGCATTGTTAAATTATCATATCTAGTTACTTATTCCTGAGagtaaaagaacaaaaatagcaaACAAATGATTATAAATTACAGTACCTCAAGATTTTACTTTTGGCTTCGTTCCAGTTAATAAATATGTTATTAATAGTATAGTATTGTCACAAAAGCAATTTGAGAATCCAATCACTGTCAGATCATTCGGGGTGATAAAAAAATTCTCCaacaagaaaatgaaagaaatggcATGTACATGACTGGATTATAAGATTAGATTAGCTTATAAAATGCAAATCCAAAGACTATAGTGAGAAAGACAAACAAAGCATgcaaatttttgagaaaattcagTTGCATGTGGTAAGCACCAGTTCATCATAGGCGTCTTTCAAAGAAATTCACAGGCGTCCATAAACAAAACACAATCTTCATTCTTcataacaaaacaaaattaactaaAATCCCAAATAGATGTCTAATCACTAATGAACTGAAATCCTCAACCAGAATTCCTTAATAGATTACACAAAAGAGTTCCAAGTTCCAACTTCTATGGCCATCGCACTCCGTCCTGATTCCTGGCACGCTTTCAAGTTCTGCAACACTGCACTTGTCAAAAATGAGAGAATCAGTAAATGTGTATCATGTTAAGCTGGACAACCTATATGCAGCAGCCTATATGCAGCCTATACAAGCTGTTTTCAATGTTCATCAGAACATAGCCTAATGCAGCAGCTTGACTGCTTGGTGGCAGGACAAAACAATACAATAGAGAAGGCTTAATGCAGCAGCTTGGTTAAGTTTATTAGAAGGCTTAAGCCTAATGCAACAACTTGGTTCAGTTTATTAGAAGGCTTACGCCTATAATAACAGTAGGAACTGAAGGCTTAAGCACCACTTTCACCACATTTTACAAGAGCTTGAACTTCATTCACCATCTCTACCTCATCTTCCATTtacgaaacaaaacaaaaaattaaaagtaaaatcAGATTCAAAATAGTAGTATAGCTACAGGAGCGTACCGagctgtctttttttttttttttaacttctgCAGAAGATTTATATATTAAGAACGCAGAAATTTGAGCTTTAAATCTGGTGTTAGCTATAATCGCTAAGTTCTGCCTTGACCAATCAAAGCCAATTCTCTCTTTCTAGTTAGTTTTTATTTCAAAAGAAACTAACTACATATTgaatttgatatatatatattgattttgCAGCATATACCAAGATTTCAAGCTGAGAATCTTGAGCATAACAAGACGTCATCTCAACTAGCGTTGGCCTGGGTACATCACGAAGGAAATGATGTGTGCCCCATTATAGTATGGTATATTTTTGTTTAAGAAAATCAAGAGTGAAACCCTCAAtttatttcatcaattttatccaagaaataaaagagaacaaACACTTCCTTTAAGCTCTAAGAAAGggggagaaagagagagagagagagaaggagTGAGTCGTAGTGTCTTACCAGTGCGGTCGTTGGTCGCCGGAACACAAAGAAGAGATAGAGGAAGCGACGAGCAGGAGCAGCTTGTGGCGTGAAACAGTAGTCTCTGTCTCTCTGAGAGTCAAAGTCTGAGTCTCTGAGATATGACTGTGAGAAAAGAACGAGAATGAAATAAGATCTAACCCTAAAAAGTAAAATTAGTATTTACACTTCCCCTAAtaaattcggatttcggatcggatcggGTTCAAACAATACAAATTCGAATCcaatccaaaaattcaaaattttaataaatcaaatccgaatccgatccaaatatccgaaatccgaaattgagCGGATCAATTCGGATTTCGGATACCCGATCCAAATGCACACCCCTAAGTGTGAGCTGAACGAAACCTTAAATAACTGCAAGACGGGATGAACTTCGAAAGCGATAACTGCgccttatgtaatttattttggttAGTAAATTTAGCAAATAATGTAATTGGTTGCGCTCTCTCTCtcttaacccccccccccccacaaaaaaaaggaacaaaagaAAAAGACTTAACTTAATTCACGTATAGAAGTACAATCGACTCATTAACATGGCGTCCGAGCCAGTTTGGGCGCACTTGGCTATTCTGTTAGTATCTACTACTTTCCATCAGCACAAA
This region includes:
- the LOC104236750 gene encoding ubiquitin-like domain-containing protein CIP73 produces the protein MGNNGAEDVKICGFDDAKCPETTVEIKIKTLDSQTYTLRVDKCVPVPALKEQIATVTGVLSEQQRLICRGKVLKDDQLLSAYHVEDGHTLHLVVRQPSSESTPDPQGTASASSSGHIQGNRVGPGVVVGTYNLSEHGDGTFPDLNRIISAVLGSFGVASVGNEGIDLNGLGAASMGNMRNSDQLPTEHASTTNQSGSGIGASARATGFPVEALQPPVIPDSLTTLTQYLTNLTEEFRANARRQSDIALTAGICGADRPDSNAPSHTTRQRGLPTPASLGEVMLSMQRLLTEQAAECLLQFSKLLENQANITEPTQRLRIQSHALRTGDLFQKLGALLLELGRTTMTLRMGQTADDAVVNAGPAVFVSTAGPNPIMVQPLPFQPGANFGAIPVGTVQNDGGLSGPSIGSGFTPRNIDIRIRTGSFTPSTLNRREPAGSQRPVQATPAASNGGNPDQETNGGARSSSAMESGVRVVPIRTVVTTVPASVGHSASDSSRGSMGLFYPVLARVQHISSRNSNNSAAAQASAVNNSHEVEAEQPPNPDSAGERQTSGFAGAEGNFGSFSELSSSDEFSTQFQSRIDQIYRSFFTGENPHPENVIGGNNSATGGSVAAEDIGNSQATAMAAGEEGVILSNILRHIMPIISESAGTDNSSSDRPNLDEDRSDHGSMQDQENMEQASSSDRCHNLSLPPSSKRQKRE
- the LOC104236663 gene encoding small ribosomal subunit protein uS17-like; this translates as MAEQTEKAFLKQPGVFLSSKKTGKGKRPGKGGNRYFKSIGLGFKTPREATEGTYIDKKCPFTGNVSIRGRILAGTCHSAKMNRTIIVRRNYLHYVKKYQRYEKRHSNIPAHISPCFRVKEGDHVIIGQCRPLSKTVRFNVLKVIPAGSAGGGKKAFTGM